The sequence AATCTGTTAGTCCTTCTCGGGCGTCAATAGCATTGGTTCCCATAATGCATAGATCTACATGTAATTCGGAAAGGCGTTGATATACCTCTCCACCAACACTCATTTGGCTATAGCGGGATATCTGACCACCGATTAGAATGATTTCCAAATTAGGCTTGTCTAAAAGCTCAACAGCTGTCAAAGGATTGAGCGTGACGAAAGTCGCTTTCAAATCAGAAGGAATGATCTTGACCAGTTCCCGAATTGTAGTACCTCCACCAATAAGGACCAGCATACCATCTTCTATTAATGGTAGCATTTTTTCTGCTATGATCTTTTTGCTGTTATGCGCATAGGTTTCCTGTAATTGCGATGTATGATGATAGGCTTTGGACATAGCACCTCCACGAATCTTTATGAGTTTACCCTCTTCTGCCAGATCATTGATATCTCGCCGAATTGTGTCTTCTGAAACATTCAACACCTGGGATAGTTCTGACAGCGACATTCGGGTGTGAATGTTCACTTGCTGTATAATCTGATCTTTACGCTCTCCTTTGAGAAAAATGACTGACATGAATGGTAAGTAAGCTTACAGAGTTAAATGTTTGGAAATGAAGATAATAGGTTGTTAGAGAGCCTTTAAGGAAAGCCTGTTCTAAGAACTTGTTAATATAGTAAACGAAAGTATACAATCTGTTAACTATCCAATATATGTATAGAAAGAAATATATGCAATCATTTTTGGTTGATTTATTTGCAAATTTTGCAATATTTTTTCGAATTATTGAGCAATTTCACTTGTATGTTGCATTTTAATCAGCTAGCTAGAAACAGTTTGAGATTTTTGTATGCTAACTAATACTTGTGAGAACCTTTTAGCTAAAGGGATATCTCTGCCTTTTAAGTGTAATAGCTAGAATTTGTGTCCTTTTACTACATTTTTTGATTGTAAGTCTATTCTTCTTTTCATTTTTAAAATCTTGTTGTATTTGTATTAAGTGGCAATTTTAAAAAATGCATATATAAAATTTTACTAAAATGTCGATTTTAAAAACAAGATCTGGATATTTAGTAAAAAAATAGCAATAAAATTTGTTTTATAATTTATTACTCCGATATTGTTGCAAAAATTGCAGAATAATGTTGCTTTTTTTGCAATATTATATTTGGAAACCCTTAACTATCCCTATTTAGTGCCTATGACTAAAAGTCTACACAGAAAGCCGATTCGTTGGATGTGGCTTCTGACCATCTTCTTTTTATTGACATTACCTGTGTTTGCACAACAAACCATTACAGGTGATGTAACGAATGTAACGGATAACACAGCATTGCCTGGAGTAACTGTTTCTGTTAAAGGTACAACTAATGGTACTACTACAGATGCCAATGGACATTATAGCATTAAAGTAAATGATCCAAATGCGACACTGGTATTTTCATTTATTGGATATGTTACAGAAGAGGTTGCAATAGGAGGGAGAGCAACAGTAAATATTTCTTTGGCTCCAGATATTCAGTCTCTGGGTGAAGTAGTAGTTACTGCATTGGGTATTGAAAAAGACAAAAAAGCAGTAGTTTATTCTGTATCAGAAGCTAAAGGAAGCGAGTTTACACAAGCTAGGGAAAATAACGTTGCCAATGCACTAACTGGAAAAATTGCAGGTGTAAATGCAACTGGCTTGTCAACAGGACCTGGTGGTTCGAGCCGTGTTGTGATTAGGGGAAATGGATCACTGACTGGTAACAGCCAGCCTCTCTATGTTATCAATGGTATGCCAATGGACAATAGCGTTCCTGGTGGAAGTTCAACGCCTAACGGATTAGGTACACGAAATGGGGTAGATCGTGGAGATGGGATTGCTGCTATTAATCCAGATGATATAGAGTCAATTTCTGTATTAAAAGGTGGAGCTGCTGCTGCGCTATATGGTTCAAGAGGTGCCAATGGGGTAATCCTGATTACAACTAAAAAAGGTCGTGCTCAGAAAGGGATAGGCGTTGAATACAATGGTACCTATACGATGGAAAATGTATCAGTATTTCCTGATTTTCAGTATGAATATGGTCAGGGAGATGGAGGGGTTATGCCTACTACACTAGCACAAGCTCAGGCAACTGGCCGTCGTTCATTTGGAGCAAAAATAGATGGTTCTACAAACTATGTAGCTGCTGATGGAAAGACACATCCTTATGTAGCGCAAAAGGATAATCTGAAGAATTTTTATCAGACTGGTACCACATTTACAAATACAATTGCCTTATCTGGTGGTAATGAATCTGTTGTCTATAGACTTTCATTAGCTGATTTGAATGCAAAAAGTGTATTGCCAACTAATACGTATAACCGCAAAACGGCTAACGCGAGTTTATCTGGCAAGCTGAGTAGCAAATTGCGATTTGAAGCTGTTGCACAATATAATCTGGAAAAAGGTACTAACCGACCTATTGCAGGTGATGCGTTGGGTAATCCAAACTGGATGCCTTATGAAGTGGCTAATACAGTGGATGTTCGTTGGTTAAAACCTGGTCATGATGCAAATGGAAATGAAATTTTGTGGAACGATGCGGGTATTGTAACAAATGGATATTTCTTTATCAATAAATTCAAAGAGACAGATACGAAAAACAGATTTATAGGCCAGGCTTCAATTTCCTATGATCTTCTAAAGAATTTGACTGTAAAAGGAAACATTACACGAGATTTTTATAACTATAGTTTTACTAGTATTATTCCTACAGGAACACAGTATGTGCCAAATGGTCAATATGATGGTATTAAATCTACTGTGTCTGAAACCAATAGCCTGTTAACGGCAAATTATCGTACGACACTTAACGAGAAGTTCGGTATTTCTGCTCTGGTAGGTGGTAACATTCTGGTGAGGAAATCTGATGATTATAACTACACAGGTGAACGGTTTATCATACCTTATTTCTATAGCTATGCTAACTTAGGAACTTCTTCTGCTGTACCCTATGCTGGAAATATGAGAACCAATTCTGTATTTGGATCTTTAGACCTTGATTATAAGAGCATAGTATTCTTGACAGCAACTGGCCGTCAGGATTGGTTTTCTACACTTAGTCCGGCAAACAACAGTGTCTTTTATCCTAGTATAGGAACAAGCTTTGTATTGTCAGATGTAGTTAAAATGCCGTCTGTTGTTGATATGTTGAAATTGCGTGCATCCTGGGCACAAGTTGGTGGTGGAGGTCCTGATCCGTATGCAATTAATCTGGCCTACGGAAATGTACCGAGTGCTAGTTCTGTACCACTGCAAAATGTGTATTCTGCTATTTCTGGTGCCTATGCTGTACCCAACGATATTCTTAAACCTTATACAAGTACAACTTTTGAAGTAGGTTTGAATACTCAACTTTTCCAGAATCGTTTAAACTTTGATATTACATTATATGACCGTAGGACTACTGACGATATTGTTAGTGTGCCTATCTCTTATGGTTCTGGTTATAATGTAGCTATTCTTAACGCAGGTAAGTTAAGTAACAAAGGTATTGAGTTAATGATTGATGGTACACCTATAAAGACTGATGCATTCAGGTGGAATGCGAGCTTCAATTTTGCCTATAATAAAAGCGAAGTTTTGAAATTAGCTGATGGCATTACTACTGCAAATATTGGTACTTCAGCCAATGGAAATGCTTTCATTAACAACCAGGTTGGTAAGCCTTTTGGTTCAATTTATGGGTATCGGATGCTTAAAGATGCATCTGGGAATATCATTTACGATACTAACTCAAATCTACCTATGCAAACTGATAATAATCAGTTTCTGGGCCAGGGAGTACCACCTTATACAATGGGATTAACCAATGATTTTAAGTATAAAAATTTCTCATTGAATGTATTGGTAGATGGTAAATTTGGTGGAAGTATTTTTTCTGTAATGGAAGTATATGCTACTCGCTTAGGCTTACTAAAATCTACACTACCTGGACGTGAGAATGGCTTAGAATTAAATGGTGTAACCAAAGATGGAGCTGAATATTCGTATACAGTGCCAGTGGCAAACTTACGTAGTGCATACTATAACAACATGAACAGATACACAGAGTTATTTGTACATGATGCTAGTTTCGTAAAGTTACGCCAGGTGATTCTTACTTATAACCTACCTACAGAGTTATTCAAACGCTTTGGAGTTCAAGGAGCTAGTATTTCACTGGTAGGCCGTAACCTTCTTATCCTTTATAAACAGACTGATAATTTTGATCCGGAACAAAGCTTGACTAATGGAGCTGCACAAGGAATTGAGTCGATTGGTTTACCACGTACCCGTTCATATGGTTTGAATCTGAGTCTGAAATTTTAACAAAAAACATGTTAACGATGAGAAAGTTAATTTTAAAATATAGTTCTATTTTACTGGTAACGTCTGGGTTGGTTTTCCTACCATCCTGTGATAATAACTTTGAAGCCATTAATACTAATCCAAATACAGTACCTGTCCTTACTCCATCACTTATGTTTAGTAAAGCATTATATGATGGAGCGGCTAATAGTGGAAATAAGGGAAGTTTGTTATTTGGTTTGATGCAGTATACTACTAGTTATAATGATGTAGAGGGCTTTGGATCAAAATATGTGGCTTCTCAAGTAAATGCTACTGGAGCAGTCTTTAACAATTCATATCCTACTCAGATTAACGAAATAGAAGAGGTTATTAAAGCTGTAAAAGTTGATCCTGCTAAAATCAACATGTATGCAATGGCTCGTATATGGCGAGTCTATTGCTTCAGTCGGCTGACAGATTTGTATGGGGATATTCCTTATAGTGAAGCTGCTCAGGGATATAATCTTAAAAACTATCAGCCAAAGTATGATGCTCAAAGTGCTATTTATGCGGATATGTTGAAGGAACTTGATGAAGCTGCTGCTGCTCTGGACCCAGCACAAACTTTGACATATGGTTCTTCCGATCTTATTTATGGAGGAAATGTTGGAAAGTGGAAGAAGTTTGCCTATTCCTTAATGCTTAGATTGGGTATGCGCCTTACCAAAGTGGAAGAAGCAACAGCACAAAGTTGGGTTACTAAAGCAATTGCAGGAGGTGTAATCAGAGACTATGCGGATATTGCTAAGATGAGCTATACAGCTTCTGGCCAGAATATCAATAAAAACCCTATTGCGTGGCAACTGCTTAATGATAATTATATCAGAGCGAATGGGGTTGACAATACAGAAGGGGGTAAATACCAGAAAGTATTTATTGATTCTCTAAAAGCGAATAACGATCCTAGATTAGGTGTTCTTGCTGTAGTATATGTAAACGGAGTGGCTAGTTCTGATGAGAGCATCCAGAAAGGAATGCCTGCAACCATTAATGGTACTAAACCAGCTGATTTTGTCACTTATTCAGAGCCAAAACAGACTACTGTATTACGTGTGGATGCACCTTTGTTGCTATTCACTGTGGCAGAGTCTGACTTTTTACTAGCTGAGGCAGCTTTGAGAAATTGGTATACAACGGAAACTGCCTCTGATTTATATGAAGCAGGAATTCGTGCTGCCATGAAGCAGTGGGACCTTATCAGTGGTATTGCCGATGTTATTGATCAAGGTAGAATCAATAGTTATGTAACAGCACATACGCTACATAGTAGTGCTTCTGTAGAAGAGCAAAAAGAACAAATATATAATCAATTCTGGCTGGGACTTTTCCCTGATGCGCAGGAAGTGTATAATAACTATCGTAGAACAGGCTATCCAGCTTTGGTTCCGAATGTATATCCTGGCAATGCAACTGGTGGTC is a genomic window of Xanthocytophaga agilis containing:
- a CDS encoding DeoR/GlpR family DNA-binding transcription regulator; protein product: MSVIFLKGERKDQIIQQVNIHTRMSLSELSQVLNVSEDTIRRDINDLAEEGKLIKIRGGAMSKAYHHTSQLQETYAHNSKKIIAEKMLPLIEDGMLVLIGGGTTIRELVKIIPSDLKATFVTLNPLTAVELLDKPNLEIILIGGQISRYSQMSVGGEVYQRLSELHVDLCIMGTNAIDAREGLTDSDWETIQAKKAMIKAADKIAVLAISEKMNSVMRMKIADLSEIDYFITELPPDSPLLVPYSYSGIQIL
- a CDS encoding SusC/RagA family TonB-linked outer membrane protein, which gives rise to MTKSLHRKPIRWMWLLTIFFLLTLPVFAQQTITGDVTNVTDNTALPGVTVSVKGTTNGTTTDANGHYSIKVNDPNATLVFSFIGYVTEEVAIGGRATVNISLAPDIQSLGEVVVTALGIEKDKKAVVYSVSEAKGSEFTQARENNVANALTGKIAGVNATGLSTGPGGSSRVVIRGNGSLTGNSQPLYVINGMPMDNSVPGGSSTPNGLGTRNGVDRGDGIAAINPDDIESISVLKGGAAAALYGSRGANGVILITTKKGRAQKGIGVEYNGTYTMENVSVFPDFQYEYGQGDGGVMPTTLAQAQATGRRSFGAKIDGSTNYVAADGKTHPYVAQKDNLKNFYQTGTTFTNTIALSGGNESVVYRLSLADLNAKSVLPTNTYNRKTANASLSGKLSSKLRFEAVAQYNLEKGTNRPIAGDALGNPNWMPYEVANTVDVRWLKPGHDANGNEILWNDAGIVTNGYFFINKFKETDTKNRFIGQASISYDLLKNLTVKGNITRDFYNYSFTSIIPTGTQYVPNGQYDGIKSTVSETNSLLTANYRTTLNEKFGISALVGGNILVRKSDDYNYTGERFIIPYFYSYANLGTSSAVPYAGNMRTNSVFGSLDLDYKSIVFLTATGRQDWFSTLSPANNSVFYPSIGTSFVLSDVVKMPSVVDMLKLRASWAQVGGGGPDPYAINLAYGNVPSASSVPLQNVYSAISGAYAVPNDILKPYTSTTFEVGLNTQLFQNRLNFDITLYDRRTTDDIVSVPISYGSGYNVAILNAGKLSNKGIELMIDGTPIKTDAFRWNASFNFAYNKSEVLKLADGITTANIGTSANGNAFINNQVGKPFGSIYGYRMLKDASGNIIYDTNSNLPMQTDNNQFLGQGVPPYTMGLTNDFKYKNFSLNVLVDGKFGGSIFSVMEVYATRLGLLKSTLPGRENGLELNGVTKDGAEYSYTVPVANLRSAYYNNMNRYTELFVHDASFVKLRQVILTYNLPTELFKRFGVQGASISLVGRNLLILYKQTDNFDPEQSLTNGAAQGIESIGLPRTRSYGLNLSLKF
- a CDS encoding SusD/RagB family nutrient-binding outer membrane lipoprotein — protein: MRKLILKYSSILLVTSGLVFLPSCDNNFEAINTNPNTVPVLTPSLMFSKALYDGAANSGNKGSLLFGLMQYTTSYNDVEGFGSKYVASQVNATGAVFNNSYPTQINEIEEVIKAVKVDPAKINMYAMARIWRVYCFSRLTDLYGDIPYSEAAQGYNLKNYQPKYDAQSAIYADMLKELDEAAAALDPAQTLTYGSSDLIYGGNVGKWKKFAYSLMLRLGMRLTKVEEATAQSWVTKAIAGGVIRDYADIAKMSYTASGQNINKNPIAWQLLNDNYIRANGVDNTEGGKYQKVFIDSLKANNDPRLGVLAVVYVNGVASSDESIQKGMPATINGTKPADFVTYSEPKQTTVLRVDAPLLLFTVAESDFLLAEAALRNWYTTETASDLYEAGIRAAMKQWDLISGIADVIDQGRINSYVTAHTLHSSASVEEQKEQIYNQFWLGLFPDAQEVYNNYRRTGYPALVPNVYPGNATGGQIFRRFLYPVSEQTLNRASYNDAVANQGADDLMTKIWWDKQ